GCGCGACGGCGCCGCCGCCGGCCAGCGCGCCGGCCACCCGCCGGCCGGCCAGCCGCCCCTCGGCGTGCGCCAGGCCGAGCAGGTACGGCACCGCCCAGGCCGCCACCACGGTGACCGGCGCCAGGCTGGTGCCGGTCGGCAGCAGGCGGCCCGCCAGGTCGGCCGCAGCCACCACGGCCACCGCCGGTGCGGCGCAGCGCACCAGCCCCCACCTCGCGACGGCGGCCCGCAGCGGGCCGGTCGACGCGACGAGGAGCAGCAGCGGTAGCAGGAACCACAGGGGACTGACCGCGAGCCGCAGCGCGACGGCGAGGGTGTCGTCCGGGATGCCGGCGACGGTGGCGGCGAGCAGCACTGCGGCTCCCGCACCGAGCAGCGCCAGCGCGGGCAGCGCCAGCCGGCGCAGCCGACGGGCCAGCCATCCGCCCGGCCCGCCCCGGTGGCGTGCCAGCGACCGGGCCGAGCCGAATCCGGCGGTGAAGAAGAACAACCCGAGGGTCTGCAACACCCACGTCACCGGGGCCAGGCCGGGCAGTGCGGTCAGCGGGCTGGACTGGTGCAGCTCGCCGTCGGCGGTCAGCACCAGGCCGGTGACCAGCCAGTGCCCGAGCACCACCCCGCCGATGGCGTACGCCCGCAGCGCGTCG
Above is a window of Micromonospora coriariae DNA encoding:
- a CDS encoding acyltransferase family protein, with the protein product MSRDRAVDALRAYAIGGVVLGHWLVTGLVLTADGELHQSSPLTALPGLAPVTWVLQTLGLFFFTAGFGSARSLARHRGGPGGWLARRLRRLALPALALLGAGAAVLLAATVAGIPDDTLAVALRLAVSPLWFLLPLLLLVASTGPLRAAVARWGLVRCAAPAVAVVAAADLAGRLLPTGTSLAPVTVVAAWAVPYLLGLAHAEGRLAGRRVAGALAGGGAVALAALLALGYPVSAVGVPGAGVSNLNPPSLLAVALAVTQVGVGLLARPGLERLLARRLPGRAVTEVNRNAVRIYLWHQPVLVAVTALVARGGVALPGLHTAPDGPGWVLARFCWLPLFAAVLVTLARAGRRPARRTGWRRPGGGGAASRSAEYVPSAARVYDDRRSGPPDVRR